The following proteins are co-located in the Deinococcus metallilatus genome:
- a CDS encoding M20 family metallopeptidase, whose translation MGGMTFDLQAMLDDLRALVEIESPSTDMAAVNRVMAVVEAWARELGADTHALPGGTRRFNFGVEEEGRPVLVLAHADTVWPHGTLDAMPFRVEEDRAYGPGTYDMKAGIVGLFHALRALEGQWPEGGVQVLLTPDEEIGSLGSRDAIEAAARQARAVLVVEPPVADLHALKVGRKGVGDFQLAFRGVASHAGNKPEEGASAITEAARAVLELEALARPEVGTTVSVGLIRGGSATNVIPAECELELDVRVSTLEEGERIDAAIRALRPRNPRVRLEVTGGLNRPPFERGPQTERLFAQARAIAEELGFEVGGEIVGGGSDGNFTAPLAPTLDGLGAPGDGAHAAHEHVRLDRWPDHVRLLTRLLREA comes from the coding sequence ATGGGCGGCATGACGTTTGACCTTCAGGCGATGCTCGACGACCTGCGCGCCCTGGTGGAGATCGAATCCCCGTCCACCGACATGGCCGCCGTGAACCGCGTGATGGCCGTGGTGGAAGCCTGGGCGCGCGAGCTGGGGGCCGACACCCACGCCCTGCCGGGAGGCACCCGGCGATTCAATTTCGGGGTGGAGGAGGAGGGGCGGCCGGTGCTGGTCCTGGCCCACGCCGACACCGTCTGGCCGCACGGCACGCTGGACGCCATGCCCTTCCGGGTGGAGGAGGACCGGGCGTACGGTCCCGGCACCTACGACATGAAGGCGGGGATCGTGGGCCTCTTTCACGCCCTGCGCGCCCTGGAGGGTCAGTGGCCGGAGGGCGGGGTCCAGGTGCTGCTGACCCCGGACGAGGAGATCGGCAGCCTGGGGAGCCGTGACGCCATCGAGGCCGCCGCCCGGCAGGCCCGCGCCGTGCTGGTCGTCGAGCCGCCGGTCGCGGACCTGCACGCGCTGAAGGTGGGCCGCAAGGGCGTGGGGGATTTCCAGCTCGCCTTTCGCGGCGTCGCGTCGCACGCGGGAAACAAGCCGGAGGAGGGGGCCAGCGCCATCACCGAGGCCGCCCGCGCCGTGCTGGAGCTGGAGGCCCTGGCCCGCCCGGAGGTCGGCACCACCGTCAGCGTCGGCCTGATCCGGGGCGGCAGCGCCACCAACGTGATTCCCGCCGAGTGTGAGCTGGAACTGGACGTGCGGGTGTCCACCCTGGAGGAAGGCGAGCGTATTGACGCGGCTATCCGGGCGCTCAGACCCCGGAACCCCCGCGTCCGGCTGGAGGTGACGGGCGGCCTGAACCGTCCTCCCTTCGAGCGCGGCCCGCAGACCGAGCGCCTCTTCGCGCAGGCCCGGGCCATCGCGGAGGAGCTGGGCTTCGAGGTGGGCGGGGAGATCGTCGGCGGCGGCAGCGACGGCAACTTCACCGCGCCCCTGGCCCCGACCCTCGACGGCCTGGGGGCACCCGGTGACGGCGCGCACGCGGCCCACGAGCACGTCCGCCTCGACCGCTGGCCCGACCACGTCCGCCTGCTGACGCGGCTCTTGCGGGAGGCCTGA
- a CDS encoding alpha/beta hydrolase family protein codes for MTSSPLTPPGPESLLALAFPSDPQISPEGRRVAFVLSRVEEEQPQQPEADFARPRYKSRLWLSDGGAARPLTQGEGRDSSPRWSPDGQTLAFVREEGGHKGQLFLLPLTGGEARRVTPPPGQHWRGAVQDVQWSPDGRWVSFLSSGDDEDNRDERGEARVITRPRYRFNGRDWLPERPARLWRYDVEKEALHEWLAPEVEITGYAWWPDSRGVLLVSSPSEEDAAQWRQEADTLLLGGERNRVTHWNSAITAVIPHPDGQRFALVGRPEGKGSPEDNHLFLVEPGGSWRRLDVHSGEGGWDRPVGNLVGGDCHVGAFPERPVWLDAETLLFLSTVGGSCGLFRAALDGTVTPQDHDPRAVIAAFTARGGGLALIRERADRFPEVELNGGQVTDLHDRLPFPARTPARVPFTNELGEGEGWVLLPDGTERAPALLSIHGGPHTAYGHAFMHEFQLFAARGYGVCYGNPRGSVGYGQAWSSAIYGRWGTVDMADLLAFFGACLAAQERLDGTRTAVMGGSYGGYMTNWITGHTDRFQAAITDRSICNLLSFGGTSDIGMRFWDDELGLNFHRSADALKLWDMSPLKYVEQVRTPTLIVHSVLDHRCPIEQAEQWYAALRLHGVPVRFVRFPGEDHELNRSGRPDRRLTRLREYLGWLERWLPGAEGRQPLAEEASA; via the coding sequence ATGACCTCTTCCCCGCTCACCCCGCCCGGCCCGGAGAGTCTGCTCGCCCTGGCCTTTCCGTCCGATCCCCAGATCAGCCCCGAAGGGCGGCGCGTGGCGTTCGTGCTGTCCCGCGTGGAGGAGGAACAGCCGCAGCAGCCGGAGGCGGACTTCGCCCGGCCGCGCTACAAGTCCCGGCTGTGGCTCTCGGACGGCGGGGCGGCCCGGCCACTCACCCAGGGGGAGGGCCGCGACAGTTCGCCCCGCTGGTCGCCGGACGGGCAGACGCTGGCCTTTGTGCGCGAGGAGGGGGGGCACAAAGGGCAACTCTTCCTGCTGCCGCTGACCGGCGGCGAGGCCCGGCGGGTGACGCCCCCACCAGGTCAACACTGGAGGGGCGCGGTGCAGGACGTGCAGTGGAGTCCCGACGGCCGCTGGGTGTCCTTCCTCAGCAGCGGCGACGACGAGGACAACCGCGACGAGCGCGGCGAGGCCCGCGTGATCACGCGCCCGCGCTACCGCTTCAACGGGCGCGACTGGCTGCCCGAACGCCCCGCCCGCCTGTGGCGCTACGACGTGGAAAAGGAGGCGCTGCACGAGTGGCTGGCCCCCGAAGTGGAGATCACCGGCTACGCCTGGTGGCCCGACAGCCGGGGCGTCCTGCTCGTCTCCAGCCCCAGCGAGGAGGACGCCGCGCAGTGGCGGCAGGAGGCGGACACGCTGCTGCTGGGTGGCGAACGCAATCGCGTCACCCACTGGAACTCGGCCATCACCGCCGTCATTCCCCACCCGGACGGCCAGCGGTTCGCCCTGGTGGGCCGTCCCGAGGGCAAGGGCAGCCCGGAAGACAACCACCTCTTCCTGGTCGAGCCGGGCGGCTCCTGGCGGCGGCTGGACGTGCATTCTGGGGAGGGGGGGTGGGACCGGCCGGTGGGGAATCTGGTGGGCGGGGATTGCCACGTGGGCGCTTTCCCCGAACGGCCCGTGTGGCTGGACGCGGAAACCCTGCTGTTCCTCAGCACGGTGGGCGGCTCCTGCGGGCTGTTCCGCGCGGCGCTGGACGGGACGGTGACGCCCCAGGATCATGACCCCCGGGCCGTCATCGCCGCCTTCACCGCGCGGGGGGGCGGCCTGGCCCTGATCCGCGAGCGGGCCGACCGTTTCCCGGAGGTCGAACTGAACGGCGGCCAGGTGACGGACCTGCATGACCGTCTCCCCTTCCCGGCCCGCACCCCGGCGCGTGTGCCCTTCACCAACGAACTCGGTGAGGGTGAAGGCTGGGTGCTGCTGCCGGACGGCACGGAACGCGCCCCGGCCCTGCTGAGCATTCACGGCGGCCCGCACACCGCCTACGGGCACGCCTTCATGCACGAGTTCCAGCTCTTCGCGGCGCGGGGCTACGGCGTGTGCTACGGCAACCCGCGCGGCAGCGTGGGGTACGGGCAGGCCTGGTCCTCGGCCATTTACGGGCGCTGGGGGACGGTGGACATGGCCGACCTGCTGGCCTTCTTCGGCGCCTGCCTGGCGGCCCAGGAGCGGCTGGACGGAACCCGGACGGCAGTGATGGGCGGCAGCTACGGCGGCTACATGACCAACTGGATCACCGGGCATACGGACCGTTTCCAGGCCGCCATCACCGACCGCAGCATCTGCAATCTGCTCTCGTTCGGGGGCACCAGCGACATCGGCATGCGCTTCTGGGACGACGAACTGGGCCTGAACTTCCACCGCAGCGCCGACGCCCTGAAGCTCTGGGACATGAGCCCGCTCAAGTACGTGGAGCAGGTCCGCACGCCCACGCTGATCGTCCACTCGGTGCTGGACCACCGCTGCCCCATCGAGCAGGCCGAGCAGTGGTACGCGGCGCTGCGGCTGCACGGCGTCCCGGTGCGGTTCGTGCGCTTCCCCGGCGAGGACCACGAACTCAACCGCTCGGGCCGCCCGGACCGGCGGCTGACGCGGCTGCGGGAATACCTGGGGTGGCTGGAGAGGTGGTTACCGGGGGCCGAAGGCAGACAGCCGCTCGCGGAGGAAGCCAGCGCGTAG
- a CDS encoding DUF4142 domain-containing protein, with product MQKRRLVPALALALVLPTALAGGMAGMPMGPVSTAQVTNDSDVLFMEVMTMVNLEEIQTGQLALKKSSNAEVRAFAQMVIADHTRAQAELNNLAAMKGVRLTNKPGADQRLQYNHLATLTGADFDAEYKKEQVSGHQMALDLIKTYRSIGKDAQVLAYAAKNQPVIASHLEYAKMLP from the coding sequence ATGCAAAAACGCCGTCTTGTTCCCGCGCTGGCCCTGGCCCTCGTCCTTCCCACCGCCCTGGCCGGAGGCATGGCCGGGATGCCGATGGGTCCCGTCAGCACCGCCCAGGTGACGAATGACAGCGACGTGCTGTTCATGGAAGTCATGACGATGGTCAACCTGGAAGAGATTCAGACCGGGCAACTGGCGCTGAAAAAGAGCAGCAACGCCGAGGTGCGCGCCTTTGCCCAGATGGTGATCGCAGACCACACGCGGGCGCAGGCCGAACTGAACAACCTGGCCGCGATGAAGGGCGTGCGGCTGACCAACAAGCCGGGGGCCGACCAGCGCCTGCAATACAACCACCTCGCCACCTTGACGGGGGCCGACTTCGACGCGGAATACAAGAAGGAGCAGGTCAGCGGGCACCAGATGGCCCTCGACCTGATCAAGACCTACCGCAGCATCGGCAAGGACGCGCAGGTGCTGGCCTACGCCGCCAAGAACCAGCCCGTTATCGCGAGTCACCTCGAATACGCCAAGATGCTGCCCTGA